Genomic window (Daucus carota subsp. sativus chromosome 5, DH1 v3.0, whole genome shotgun sequence):
TTGAATACATTTACATAACTATCACTAAAATCAACTTCAACCATGAAAAAACTTTACCTAAAAAGTGAGttgcatatataaaaataaaaaatatatataatttcttaaaaatatcacaCTCGAACCATATTATTgccttgtctataattataaaagtgagttgacatataaaaataaaaaatatacataattttaaatatcacaCTCGAATCATATTATTCCCTTGTCTATaatctataattatagttagAGATGTGCATTCACCTAGGCCGCTCGATCTGGATCCGATGCTCACCCGGTTCGGTCATACGTAAAACATATTGAAATAAATGAGTGTACACAGAGTGCACCAACCTCATAACTGAGGTCCACACTTTGCAATTTAGTCCCATAATAAATTTGGATTTGCAAGTTCTGCAATATGTTTTACCCGCCAAAGTACTGAGCTTTCTTTAATTCTTTGCGTGTATTAATGTAGCAATAATTGTCATAACTCATGTGTCCAATCTGACACCATGATCCAAATAATTTAGATACGCCACGCCTTCTCGATGGGCATGGTAGTCTCATTCAATCCTGACAACTATGTACTACtgattttaaagaattttcaatGTTACTGCACATATATTGTGGACAATTTGATCAAAGATGATAGTATTAATTTTTCTCATTGAATACCAGACTATCAGGTTACTGTTTAAAATCTGCGAAACGTTAATGAAATTAGCAACAGGTTGcaagaatttttattttaagttgcTGAAATGAGAAATCTGAAGAAATGACATGCATATAATTCATGATTTGTAAATAACTATAGGTAATCAAACCATTCATATATCACAAGTAATTGCATTTGAATAGAGCACAGAGCCACAGTCTGTTCTTGAACGCGATTATCATGATCTTGTAATGTGGTCGATGAATGATTCCAATTCCACGCGACTAGCTCCGCCCTCTGCCACAGATTTTTTGATTTCATTTCTCAACTCCGTTGCTCTCTTCCTCATTTCATCTCCTTCATTGGATGCTATCAACTTCCTCACTGCAGTTTCAATTTGCAAGGACTCAACCAGATCATTCCTTGGAGTCCATTCCTTAACGACTATGCCTAGTTTGAGTACATTTGTTATTAGCACGGCGTTTCTAGGCTGGTCAGAATGCATTGGCCATGTAGCCATAGGCACTCCCATTGTCAGGCTTTCCAAGCATGAATTCCATCCGCAGTGACTCATAAATCCCCCTGTGGAGGTGTGCGCTAGAATCTCCAACTGTGGCGCCCAACCTCTCACAATCGTCCCTTGTCCAGCCTCAAATATTCTGTCTTCGTACCCCATTGGCAATTCATATCTTCTGACATCTTCAGTAAATATATCTCCTTTATCCGCGTCCCTCAATACCCAAATGAAATTTTGGCCACTGTTTTCTAGGCCAAGAGCAATGGCATGGATTTGTTCATCAGTTAGGGAAGTGGTTGTCCCAAAAGAAACATATATCACTGAATTTAAAGCTTGATTGTCTAGCCACTGTAAGCATTTGTGTCGTAGCTGGTCTTGTTTCTGGAAAATATCTACAGGGTTGAAGGGTCCAATGGCCCAATGTTTCTTGTCAGCCTGGAATTTCTGGAGCATATCAAAGTAATGACCTTCGATTGCTATGGAAGTATTGTAAAGTTCACCTGAGCTTTTGGTTAGGTGAATTGCTTGGTTTCTCCCAAAAGCCAACATCTCTGGAGTTACACAGCCGTCAATAGAGGGAAGTTGTTGAAGTATATTGCTGTCAGCTACAATAGGCCTGCCTGCTAAATCCCAGTAgtaggaaaaaagaaaaaatgaagAAGTACTCTGAAAAGTATACGACTCAGCGTTAGGTAGGGAAGCAAAATCTTGAACCACTGAGGCCATTTGATAGTCGTGAATGATGATAATTCTTCGGGAAGTGGCAGAAAGGGAAGTAAGCAATTGGCAAACAGGGTCGCGAAGGTGAATGGAGGCTTCGAATGCTGGCTGAAGTTGGGAAGGGAATTTGGTTGGAGCATTGGGATTGGGGTCTGGACACTGAAAATATGGGATTGGAAATTCATGAAAGTGGATATTGTGGTAGGCAAGGAGGTCCCATCCCTGGTGACGGGTCCTGGCTTGGCGAATATGAGTTGTGGTGCTAACATAGTGGACCGGGATGTTGTAGGAGGAGATGAGGCGGGAGAGATGGAGGAGTTGACCCAAGTGGCCCTGTGCTAGAAATGGAACCATCACCACTGCTACTTGGTTATCTTCTGCCATTCTAGCTAGCTCAAGTATTGACTCAAGTTGCTGCTAAGTAAATAGCATCGCTGAGCTTACTTACAAAGGAACAGAGAGTAAATAGTCctgttaaaatattataatataagagATCGTGAAATCTAGAAGTTCTTTTTTCCAGTAGTGCTAGGTACCCCGAATTTTTTTCCTAATGACATGATTTTGATTTGTGGGCGCATGTGTACAGGCACGAGTCACACGCGTCTGTGTCAGCATTTGTAAAAAATTTGGATAACTTTTGAGGCTGCTGCATTTTCTGTAAACTATAACAGAACTCACCTTAATACACCAATTTCTCAATTTCTGTCAATTTCTGAATTAAGTATTTCTCAATTTCTGTCACATATATAGCATAAGACACGTAATTAGATTTCAATGATTTTAGTCCAAATTGGCGATCTAGAATACTTAATTTGATAGtaattgttttgtttggttgaattggatttaaaagagtaaaCATTAATAATCTAGTTGATGTTAATCGAGATATCAAATGTAGTGGTTCTTGTCATATGTCCAATCTTGCACCA
Coding sequences:
- the LOC108220888 gene encoding zeatin O-glucosyltransferase, giving the protein MAEDNQVAVVMVPFLAQGHLGQLLHLSRLISSYNIPVHYVSTTTHIRQARTRHQGWDLLAYHNIHFHEFPIPYFQCPDPNPNAPTKFPSQLQPAFEASIHLRDPVCQLLTSLSATSRRIIIIHDYQMASVVQDFASLPNAESYTFQSTSSFFLFSYYWDLAGRPIVADSNILQQLPSIDGCVTPEMLAFGRNQAIHLTKSSGELYNTSIAIEGHYFDMLQKFQADKKHWAIGPFNPVDIFQKQDQLRHKCLQWLDNQALNSVIYVSFGTTTSLTDEQIHAIALGLENSGQNFIWVLRDADKGDIFTEDVRRYELPMGYEDRIFEAGQGTIVRGWAPQLEILAHTSTGGFMSHCGWNSCLESLTMGVPMATWPMHSDQPRNAVLITNVLKLGIVVKEWTPRNDLVESLQIETAVRKLIASNEGDEMRKRATELRNEIKKSVAEGGASRVELESFIDHITRS